The window CGGTAAAACGCACTTGGGAACAAAGCATGTTTTCTCATTTGCATGGCTTTGCACCAAACCAACTGAAGATGTTCAGTTTCAAATGTACACTACGAGTACCGTAATTCCTTGTGTATAATACACTCGAGTATGATACCCAAAAATCGCACTTCCGCAGCTGGCTTTTTCTTCCACCTACGTATAATACACATCAGAGAATTGCTGGTATGGTATATGTCGCATATTGTCAGATGCCGTACTGCTACAAGAGTTACGGCAGTGTTACAAAAGGTGTGTTAAGTGAATATGGACATGTCTagtaagcatccatccatccatccatccatttccaatgCCGCCTATACTGTTCTGCAGTTGAAATCAAAGCCCCATTGGCAGTTGTGATACTCAAACATTATTGGACACAACAGTGAACACTTTGCGCTGCTCCCCTCTTTCCTTACCCTCACTGGTGAGCCGCCAGTTCCATGGTTCTGTTGGCAGTGTTGGCAAAGTAAATTTTACAAGCGagctagttcaaagttcaattcacaaattttaaaatgaactagTTGAGTTTGtaatttcaacattttgaagtaagttcactttccaaaaacaaactacttcacagttttgttttgtattccaGATGTTGCTGCAAGCTATTACTtgcatttccccattgttgccaacAAAGGTCCGGAAGTATCTATTTATTGTGAAATATATTAAATTTCCCTAGTTGTTGTATCTACAGCTGCTTGAAATTGGATTAATTCAATACAAttcaaatttattattttatttatatagcacttttcatgtaaaaaaaaatgcaacttaaaGTGCCTCACAGTGGTGACAATAGACAAATAGGAAATATACAAAAACCTACTCCTCCCATCCCCACATGTAAATGCACCCATACGAAGACACTCAcccgcatgcacacacaaacaaagcacTTTTTCACCAATAGTAATTCAaaaaccttttggcatttattattgtcaagtaacacagaactaaaagaaaatgtgatagGTAGCCTACAATTGTGCtcttaagtttacataccctggcagattTTTTGAAATACTGGCTTCATAAAAtatagtgaggaaaagcggttcagaagatggatggatggatggatggatggatggatggatggatggatggataaatatatatctccatccatcttctgaaccacacacacacacgtatatttgtgtgtatacgtgtgtgtgtgtatatatatatatggtatatatatatatatatatatatgtgtgtgtgtgtgtgtgtgtgtgtgtctgtatatatatatatgtgtgtgtctgtatatatatatgtgtgtgtgtgtgtgtgtgtatatatatgtatatatatgtatatgtatgtatatacatacatatatatatgtatgtgtaaaaaatgtgtgtgtgtatatatatatatgtgtgtgtgtgtgtatatatatatatatatatatatatatatatatacatatgtgtatatatatgtatatgtgtgtatgtgtatatatatgtgtgtgtgtgtatatatatatgtatatatgtgtatgtgtatatgtatgtgtatatatatatattgtatgtatgtatatatatatatatatatatatatatatatatatatatattgtgtgtgtgtgtgtatatggacATGCATGTATATATGTTAAGCAATAGGGGTAGTTGTATAATACGCACTGTcgattttgcattttatttttttattttatttttttttatacatttgttttatacatGAGAAATCATGGTACATTGAGTAACAAGCTTATTTGTGGCACAAATTAAAATCATTAGTCATGGTGCCACTGTACATGAAATTTTTTCTACAGTGCTCATTTGAATTTTAACAAGTGTACTTTTGTAGTAGCATCTTCAGTTTTATACCCTCCATGATGCTTCTTATGATACCACTGACTTGCCTTAAACAGCTTAAAGAGGAACTACACACTGCTACCATTCAGGGTGGTCAATCAGACGCTTTAGATCACATACCATCCATTTGTGTTACATTTATCAGTTATTTCTTCGTGTGAATTTTTACTATAtcaacagcatttaaaaaatgagccaATGCTTCTAAAAGCAAGTGTGTGTAGTCTCTCTTTTACAGACTTTCCATAATTCTCTGGAAAAAATTAAGTAATTTTCTGTGGGGAGAAAAATCTGCATGTCAACACTTaccagtatatatattttcttattcaaTAGTTTTTCCTCTTTATCCTCATTGTACAGCCAAAAACAGTTTTGTACGTTACTTGTAGTATGTGGTGCATTGACTGAGGTAACTGGTGCTGCTGTATTGACACCACACAGATGTTCTGCTTATCGTCGAAAGTTTATTGCCGTCTTCTCCCTGCCTTCTCTTACATCTCTCGTGCTTCCCCATGGTCCTCCTTCCTCTATGCGGTTCTCTGAATCAACCAGGAGCTTAACCTTGTCTTCCGCTGTCGCTCTTTTACTGAAGGTTACTCTTGAAAATGGTGTCTCCGTTTGGCGTCCTATTACAGTCTGCTCTTCATGATTTCTCAGGAAGGTCAGAGGAGACTCAGTTGAGAAGTAGTGGAAAGGAAGAGGTGGATCAAGAACAACGTCGAGAAGTGTTTGAGGAAGACCAGACGAGTCACCTGAGCGCCAATAGGCTCTCTAATACTGATGAGCCGTCAAGGCCCATTAAAGAAAACGACTGTGGCCTTAGCCAGGGCTTGCAGATTGAACTGCCAGTCACAAAAGCCAGGGATGAAATAGGTCTCAGTGCTATAATTCATGGAAATGCAACAAGTCCTCCTGAAACCCTTCCACGATTCAACTCTGATTTGGAGACAGGCACACAAATAAATGATGGTGACATTGAAGAAAATTCTAATGACATTATTGAAAAGCCAAACAAACACGATACCAATGAGGACATAAATTTGATTAAATTAGAACCAATTGTACAAGCTGTCAAAGACTCAGAATCTCGTCCCCAAGAAGAAGATATAGAAGATAACGAAACAAGTTGCCAAGTAGATGTTAATGAGTCTGAATCATGTCCCGAGGAGGAAACCAATGAGATTGATTTATGTACCCAAGTGAATATCAAAGATTCTGAATCTTGTCCCCAAGAAGATATAAAAGATTCTGAATCATGTCCCAAAGAAGATCTAACAGATTCTCAACCATGTCCCAATGTCGAGGGAGCCCAAGATCCAGAAACCTGTCTCCAAGATGTCAAAGATTTTGAATCACATCCCCAGGAAGAAGACATAAAAGATCAAGAATTATGTTGCGAAGTGGCTGCCAAAGATTCTGCATCATGCCCTCAAGAAGCTAGACAAGATTCAAAATCCTATGCCCAAGTAGATGTCAAAGAATTTGAATCATGTCCTCAAGAAGATAACCTAAAAGATCCAGAATCATGTCCACAAGTAGATGTGAAAGATTGTGAATTGCTTCCTCAAGATAGCGTACAAGATTTAGATTTATGTCCCCAAGTAGATGTCAAAGATTCAGAATCTTGTCCCCAAGAAGATATAAAAGATTCTGAATCACATCCCCAAGTAGAAGACAAAAAAGATCCAGAATCTTGTCTCCAAGTAGGGGTCAAAGATTTTGAATCACATCCCCAAGACATAATAGCTCCAGAATTATGTCACCAATTGGAAGCCAAAGATTCTGAATCATGCCCTCTAGAATATACACAAAATTCTAAATCCTATCACCAAGTAGATGAAGTCAAAGATTTGGAATTGTATCCCCAAAAACAACTAACAAATCCAGAATCTTATCCCAAAGTAGATGTGAAAGCTAATGAATTATGTCCTCAAGAAGGCATACAAAATTTTGACTTGTGTCTCAAAGTAGAAGATTTCAAAGATTTGGAATTGTATCCCCCAAAAGACCTAAAAAATTCTGAATCATATCCCGAAGTAGATATGAAAGATACTGATTTATGTACTCAAGAAGGCATACAAGATTTTGACTTGTGTCTCCAAGTAGATGTAAAAGATTCTGAATCGCATCCCCAAGAAGACATAAAAGATCCAGAATCATGTGCCCAAGAAGGCCTAAAAAATTCTGAATCGTGTGCCCAAGTGAAAGATAGAAAAAATTCTGACTCATGTAGCCAAGAAGAAGATATAAACGATTCCAAATCATGTCCCCAAGTACTAGTTGTCAAAGATTCTGAACCTTGTCCGCAAGCAGTAGATCCTGAGCCCAACACGGAATTGCAGCATGAAACTGCTGAGGCAAGCAGCGACGAGGCAGAAAAAATCTTAACCAAGCCTCCTACGagtgctaaaaagaaaaaaagaaagaggagagGCAAAAAGAAAGGAGGCTTCCTTGAGGAACAAACTCAACATAGGGACAAAAAGGAAGAAACTGTGACAAATCAAGAAAACATTCAGATAGCAGGCAGAGGTGTAGCTTTAGGAAACAATGGGTCTGCTGCAGAATGTGGCACTGATGGTCACACCATTGAATGCCTCATAGAATCAACTGCAGGTCAAGTAGATGTAGCTGAACAGGTGGAACATGCAGAAACCTCAAATGTTCAAAATTCCAAAGAATCCCAGCTGGATCAAATGTTCAATACGGATGagcaaaacatacaaaattTAGGATCTGGAAAAGTACAGATAGATGAACCGGAAGCATTTATTCAGACTTTTTCTCTCACTTTACCACTCATTCAGACAGAAACGgatcaaaatacaaataaacgaAAACAAAGTTTGGAATCTCTGGAAGTCCAGGAAGGATGTATTAAGTGTTCTGAGTCAGAGGTCGTTCACAGTGGAGTTAATCGTATTTTTAACTCTGAAAGTCGTGACAAAGACTCCAGTTTAGATTACACCACTAACGTACCGATTCCAAGCCAAGGTGACACAAGTCCATCAGGTGTTGTCCATAATGAAGGTGAAATAAGTTGTGAAACTACAAACTGTAATAAAGACTCTGTACCCAGGTTAGATGTCGAAAGTCATGGTCAAATTCCTCATGTTGAGCCTTCTGAATGTCAGAATCATGTATCTGTGATGTTTACCCATGACATTGGTGACAGCCTCCAAGACCCAGAATGGTCACCGTCTGAGCCGACCGCTGCCGTGAATTCTGACACCATCATCAAGGTTTCTGAGAACGTTCTCGAAAAGGAAACTTTTACAAACCAAGAGCATGAGGAGCCAGAAGTAGAGAATGTGGACAGGTCTAGAAAGGAATGTAAAGAATTGTTCAATTTAGTCAAGCTGGAGAACTCCTCCTGTGACCTCGACAGGGAGCAGATCCTCGTAGAGACTCAGCTGGAACATGTTGCTGAAATAGAGAAATTGATGCATGAAGATCAGGTTGTTGAAGCTGCCTCAGACACAAAGGTGCAGACATCAGAGTCTGAGGAAGCAAGATGTGAGGTCAGTAATGACGAATTAGCCCCTGCAGAGAAACCCATGGAGCATGAAAGCAGTCAAGGTGTCCAGAAAAATGAAGTGATCACTGGTCTAGGCACCTACCTACACGACAGTGGGGAAGAttttgatgatgaagatgagaaAGGACAGTCCTTTGATTTTGATGACATGGATATAGACGCAGCCATGGAGACACAGTCTGATGAAAATCTGGAGCAGCGGGAAGTTGAGGCTGGTTTTGAAGAAGTCCGATCAGATGAACACAATGCCGATATTAACAGTAATATTGAAAGTCCAAAAGATAGAGAGGTGTGTACACATGTAGCCACACCAGAAAATCCAGAGCAGCTGCACGTTGAGGTACCTGTTGAAGAAGTCCTTTCAGGTGAACACAATACCATTAATAACAGTAATATTGAAAACTCGCAGGATAAAGAGGTGTGTACCCATGTAGCCACACCAGATAACGGGTTTAAACATAATTTGGTTGACGTGGAATCCTCACCTGAACTGTTGAGAACTGTTGACGACAAAGAGCCTTCCAACACTGGAGTTGCAGAAACcacagacaaagacaaaatcCCCCCTCGAGCTACGTCTTTACCGGTAGAAGAACCATTGGATGCCGTTGAGAAACCGATAGACTTAAATGCAACCCACAGCAACAGAGAGATGCCACTCTCTGGAAAagatgggaagaaaaatggaaaagatgGGAAGAAAGGCAAAAGCAAGGGCAAGGATGACTGCAAGATGACTTAGGGCTTAGATTTCTAACGCAACATGCAgtgtttttcgtttgtttgtttgtttttgttttttttctgttcaggcAGGAAACCAGACAGCACTTTTTTCCTGACTTAATTGAGATCTAGTTTATCAATGGACATGATAAAACCTTGTTTAAGTTGTACATGCCAAAAAAAGAGGAATTAGAATGCAAATTGCAAGCTTTTTCAACAATGGTGTTACATATTGCACCACTTTTTGATGAGTGACGTTTTGGGTTCAAAAGTGAAAGTATGTTTTCTGCTTCTCCAGACGCAGCTCCTTAATAGCTCATGTAGTCCACtttgctttgtgtttgtgtaaagtgctagtGCGCATAATTGTTTGCCCATGTGTAATGTCACGTCAGTTTGTGTTGGTGTCTTATTTATGTTATGAtagctaatactattgatgagcctcatgtgaaggtggtttatTTGAGTTGAATAAAGTAACTAATGAATACAGTTGTTTATGTACCATGGGTTCATGAGTGTACATGCTAGCTTCATGAAGTGAATGCTAGTATATGAAGATCTTTGTTTCAAGTGCTTTGCCATCATCTTTGGACACCTACACACAATTACGAACCCCTTCTGGGAGGAGGGCATCATTTATTTGCAGATTGTCATCATTACAgtagggctcggtccctatcccccgcgaatagcgAGGATCACTGTATTAGGGGCTTTCCCACCACAGGAACTTCCCTAGCCACCCTAGAAGCTTGAGTTCCCCCTGTGTTCCCACCgaaaaaaaactaccagggtACGGATGGTCCCCCCTGGATTATTTCGTTCCCCCTGGCGGGTAGGATCATCCGAGAGCTACCAGGCTGTGCTGACAAACGCTGgttggttgacagacctctgttTACTTTTTAATTCTTGGAGCCGCCATTATGCGGTGTTACGCAGGCAAGAAATGAGAGGATTGAagtacattgaaaagcaaaacttccaAATCACTGATCTTTACATTTTCGCACTGAGCCGCACTTAGTGGACAAGGAGTAGGCTAGACAAACTCTGTGCTCGCCGAGCTTACTCGGCGACAAGTCGCGCTGGTGGACTCTCTGGCGGATTCTGCCGCTGGAAGGTCACCACCACAGGCTCAGGAGCGGTATCCGCCACCGCCCCGTCGGCAAGGTCCACCGCTGGCCGACTCGGTCCCGCTAAGGAGCGGAGGTCCGAGCCCAAGTGGGTGTCTGCATCTgtctatagatgtgatttattgttctcaaaatTGTAGTGGAACTGTGTGAGGCTTCAGTAAATGgaatatattctaatttattgatatGTATCTGTATATATTAAAACTCCCTACCTCAAAGACCATCTCAGCCAGGTTGGccttgcaaatgagaatcagttctcaattgcctcacctggataaaggttaggttttaaaggtatcaaaaatatttgaaatttagattGCTGTATAATAAGACATTAACgtgaaagcttgaaataccagcattttTTAGATCCAAAAGGTCTCAGTATTGAGCAACATCAGCATCATTTGCTTAAAGTACCCTGGACTAATTAGTgcaatggaaacacaaacacatgggTCACAGGAACCTTTTtctaccaggaactcaaagttcctgggctagttggtggaaaagcccccattgttttttttttttgtttttttttgtgagtgtgcTGTAGTGCATTGTCCTGTGTGCCCTCTCCTGAGTTTGTATGCATGTTAACTGACCTCCCTCACGC is drawn from Phycodurus eques isolate BA_2022a chromosome 12, UOR_Pequ_1.1, whole genome shotgun sequence and contains these coding sequences:
- the LOC133410820 gene encoding myosin-2 heavy chain-like isoform X5: MGTQGTGRKRNSNKERSTAEDDALNLIAREAEARLAAKRAARAEAREIRMRELERQQKELSDDDERMSVGSRGSVRSDLDAVYGAGGSSLLSHKSKKKKKHKHKEKDRNGHDDEYSVLSSRVDDRDYVEKGSRAASALTATTLTSLGGTSSRRGSVETAITVDAETATREIKEIHELKDQIQDVESKYTHNLKEVKDALTEVEEKYRKAMVSNAQLDNEKNNLMYQVDTLKDSLIELEELLCESRREYEEKVKDFEREKHAHSVLQFQFNEMKDTLKQSEELLNEIRQLRMKQEGFAREISDLQETVEWKDKKIGALERQKEYTDAIRTERDELREEVVKLKDILKKHGIVLGPDLSINGDAGETETDVTTSGDAAPQPTQGSPTSPPEGNNMLGRSEETQLRSSGKEEVDQEQRREVFEEDQTSHLSANRLSNTDEPSRPIKENDCGLSQGLQIELPVTKARDEIGLSAIIHGNATSPPETLPRFNSDLETGTQINDGDIEENSNDIIEKPNKHDTNEDINLIKLEPIVQAVKDSESRPQEEDIEDNETSCQVDVNESESCPEEETNEIDLCTQVNIKDSESCPQEDIKDSESCPKEDLTDSQPCPNVEGAQDPETCLQDVKDFESHPQEEDIKDQELCCEVAAKDSASCPQEARQDSKSYAQVDVKEFESCPQEDNLKDPESCPQVDVKDCELLPQDSVQDLDLCPQVDVKDSESCPQEDIKDSESHPQVEDKKDPESCLQVGVKDFESHPQDIIAPELCHQLEAKDSESCPLEYTQNSKSYHQVDEVKDLELYPQKQLTNPESYPKVDVKANELCPQEGIQNFDLCLKVEDFKDLELYPPKDLKNSESYPEVDMKDTDLCTQEGIQDFDLCLQVDVKDSESHPQEDIKDPESCAQEGLKNSESCAQVKDRKNSDSCSQEEDINDSKSCPQVLVVKDSEPCPQAVDPEPNTELQHETAEASSDEAEKILTKPPTSAKKKKRKRRGKKKGGFLEEQTQHRDKKEETVTNQENIQIAGRGVALGNNGSAAECGTDGHTIECLIESTAGQVDVAEQVEHAETSNVQNSKESQLDQMFNTDEQNIQNLGSGKVQIDEPEAFIQTFSLTLPLIQTETDQNTNKRKQSLESLEVQEGCIKCSESEVVHSGVNRIFNSESRDKDSSLDYTTNVPIPSQGDTSPSGVVHNEGEISCETTNCNKDSVPRLDVESHGQIPHVEPSECQNHVSVMFTHDIGDSLQDPEWSPSEPTAAVNSDTIIKVSENVLEKETFTNQEHEEPEVENVDRSRKECKELFNLVKLENSSCDLDREQILVETQLEHVAEIEKLMHEDQVVEAASDTKVQTSESEEARCEVSNDELAPAEKPMEHESSQGVQKNEVITGLGTYLHDSGEDFDDEDEKGQSFDFDDMDIDAAMETQSDENLEQREVEAGFEEVRSDEHNADINSNIESPKDREVCTHVATPENPEQLHVEVPVEEVLSGEHNTINNSNIENSQDKEVCTHVATPDNGFKHNLVDVESSPELLRTVDDKEPSNTGVAETTDKDKIPPRATSLPVEEPLDAVEKPIDLNATHSNREMPLSGKDGKKNGKDGKKGKSKGKDDCKMT
- the LOC133410820 gene encoding myosin-2 heavy chain-like isoform X7, with the protein product MGTQGTGRKRNSNKERSTAEDDALNLIAREAEARLAAKRAARAEAREIRMRELERQQKELSDDDERMSVGSRGSVRGSSLLSHKSKKKKKHKHKEKDRNGHDDEYSVLSSRVDDRDYVEKGSRAASALTATTLTSLGGTSSRRGSVETAITVDAETATREIKEIHELKDQIQDVESKYTHNLKEVKDALTEVEEKYRKAMVSNAQLDNEKNNLMYQVDTLKDSLIELEELLCESRREYEEKVKDFEREKHAHSVLQFQFNEMKDTLKQSEELLNEIRQLRMKQEGFAREISDLQETVEWKDKKIGALERQKEYTDAIRTERDELREEVVKLKDILKKHGIVLGPDLSINGDAGETETDVTTSGDAAPQPTQGSPTSPPEGNNMLGRSEETQLRSSGKEEVDQEQRREVFEEDQTSHLSANRLSNTDEPSRPIKENDCGLSQGLQIELPVTKARDEIGLSAIIHGNATSPPETLPRFNSDLETGTQINDGDIEENSNDIIEKPNKHDTNEDINLIKLEPIVQAVKDSESRPQEEDIEDNETSCQVDVNESESCPEEETNEIDLCTQVNIKDSESCPQEDIKDSESCPKEDLTDSQPCPNVEGAQDPETCLQDVKDFESHPQEEDIKDQELCCEVAAKDSASCPQEARQDSKSYAQVDVKEFESCPQEDNLKDPESCPQVDVKDCELLPQDSVQDLDLCPQVDVKDSESCPQEDIKDSESHPQVEDKKDPESCLQVGVKDFESHPQDIIAPELCHQLEAKDSESCPLEYTQNSKSYHQVDEVKDLELYPQKQLTNPESYPKVDVKANELCPQEGIQNFDLCLKVEDFKDLELYPPKDLKNSESYPEVDMKDTDLCTQEGIQDFDLCLQVDVKDSESHPQEDIKDPESCAQEGLKNSESCAQVKDRKNSDSCSQEEDINDSKSCPQVLVVKDSEPCPQAVDPEPNTELQHETAEASSDEAEKILTKPPTSAKKKKRKRRGKKKGGFLEEQTQHRDKKEETVTNQENIQIAGRGVALGNNGSAAECGTDGHTIECLIESTAGQVDVAEQVEHAETSNVQNSKESQLDQMFNTDEQNIQNLGSGKVQIDEPEAFIQTFSLTLPLIQTETDQNTNKRKQSLESLEVQEGCIKCSESEVVHSGVNRIFNSESRDKDSSLDYTTNVPIPSQGDTSPSGVVHNEGEISCETTNCNKDSVPRLDVESHGQIPHVEPSECQNHVSVMFTHDIGDSLQDPEWSPSEPTAAVNSDTIIKVSENVLEKETFTNQEHEEPEVENVDRSRKECKELFNLVKLENSSCDLDREQILVETQLEHVAEIEKLMHEDQVVEAASDTKVQTSESEEARCEVSNDELAPAEKPMEHESSQGVQKNEVITGLGTYLHDSGEDFDDEDEKGQSFDFDDMDIDAAMETQSDENLEQREVEAGFEEVRSDEHNADINSNIESPKDREVCTHVATPENPEQLHVEVPVEEVLSGEHNTINNSNIENSQDKEVCTHVATPDNGFKHNLVDVESSPELLRTVDDKEPSNTGVAETTDKDKIPPRATSLPVEEPLDAVEKPIDLNATHSNREMPLSGKDGKKNGKDGKKGKSKGKDDCKMT
- the LOC133410820 gene encoding myosin-2 heavy chain-like isoform X10, which gives rise to MGTQGTGRKRNSNKERSTAEDDALNLIAREAEARLAAKRAARAEAREIRMRELERQQKELSDDDERMSVGSRGSVRVDDRDYVEKGSRAASALTATTLTSLGGTSSRRGSVETAITVDAETATREIKEIHELKDQIQDVESKYTHNLKEVKDALTEVEEKYRKAMVSNAQLDNEKNNLMYQVDTLKDSLIELEELLCESRREYEEKVKDFEREKHAHSVLQFQFNEMKDTLKQSEELLNEIRQLRMKQEGFAREISDLQETVEWKDKKIGALERQKEYTDAIRTERDELREEVVKLKDILKKHGIVLGPDLSINGDAGETETDVTTSGDAAPQPTQGSPTSPPEGNNMLGRSEETQLRSSGKEEVDQEQRREVFEEDQTSHLSANRLSNTDEPSRPIKENDCGLSQGLQIELPVTKARDEIGLSAIIHGNATSPPETLPRFNSDLETGTQINDGDIEENSNDIIEKPNKHDTNEDINLIKLEPIVQAVKDSESRPQEEDIEDNETSCQVDVNESESCPEEETNEIDLCTQVNIKDSESCPQEDIKDSESCPKEDLTDSQPCPNVEGAQDPETCLQDVKDFESHPQEEDIKDQELCCEVAAKDSASCPQEARQDSKSYAQVDVKEFESCPQEDNLKDPESCPQVDVKDCELLPQDSVQDLDLCPQVDVKDSESCPQEDIKDSESHPQVEDKKDPESCLQVGVKDFESHPQDIIAPELCHQLEAKDSESCPLEYTQNSKSYHQVDEVKDLELYPQKQLTNPESYPKVDVKANELCPQEGIQNFDLCLKVEDFKDLELYPPKDLKNSESYPEVDMKDTDLCTQEGIQDFDLCLQVDVKDSESHPQEDIKDPESCAQEGLKNSESCAQVKDRKNSDSCSQEEDINDSKSCPQVLVVKDSEPCPQAVDPEPNTELQHETAEASSDEAEKILTKPPTSAKKKKRKRRGKKKGGFLEEQTQHRDKKEETVTNQENIQIAGRGVALGNNGSAAECGTDGHTIECLIESTAGQVDVAEQVEHAETSNVQNSKESQLDQMFNTDEQNIQNLGSGKVQIDEPEAFIQTFSLTLPLIQTETDQNTNKRKQSLESLEVQEGCIKCSESEVVHSGVNRIFNSESRDKDSSLDYTTNVPIPSQGDTSPSGVVHNEGEISCETTNCNKDSVPRLDVESHGQIPHVEPSECQNHVSVMFTHDIGDSLQDPEWSPSEPTAAVNSDTIIKVSENVLEKETFTNQEHEEPEVENVDRSRKECKELFNLVKLENSSCDLDREQILVETQLEHVAEIEKLMHEDQVVEAASDTKVQTSESEEARCEVSNDELAPAEKPMEHESSQGVQKNEVITGLGTYLHDSGEDFDDEDEKGQSFDFDDMDIDAAMETQSDENLEQREVEAGFEEVRSDEHNADINSNIESPKDREVCTHVATPENPEQLHVEVPVEEVLSGEHNTINNSNIENSQDKEVCTHVATPDNGFKHNLVDVESSPELLRTVDDKEPSNTGVAETTDKDKIPPRATSLPVEEPLDAVEKPIDLNATHSNREMPLSGKDGKKNGKDGKKGKSKGKDDCKMT